In Acidobacteriota bacterium, the following proteins share a genomic window:
- a CDS encoding ABC transporter ATP-binding protein has product MDPIIELKGVGKKYRIYRHPLDRVKEFLWLGRRSAHEELWALRDIDLVIEPGDSVGFVGSNGAGKSTLLKLISGISRPSEGSLSVRGRISALMELGAGFHHEFTGRENIYMNCSILGMTRHEIDARIQSIIEFSELGEFIDRPIKIYSTGMFMRLGFSVAINTDPDILLVDEILAVGDEYFQSRCYRKINEFRERGKTVIFVSHAINTLRGLCRRTVWLDGGRIMAQGSSIEVTNAYLDFQRERIGRQLRKEQSGGPAAVTAATATDDAPTSPDGPVPTDETPGGLPSRMGTREAEIYRVEILDEHEQPRTVFDHGETLLVRLFFRSHTRVANPNIGVSIWRNDNVLCYGSSSAKDGTSLPEMPADGRLDFVIPQCPLMNGDYQVSVAIFCPDDIHPYDFHNRLYPFQVRCTRRDEGVAYLPHVYRYVLDGGGKVLERPADPASPSR; this is encoded by the coding sequence GCATCTACCGGCATCCGCTGGATCGGGTCAAGGAGTTTCTGTGGCTGGGCCGGCGAAGCGCCCATGAGGAGCTGTGGGCGCTCCGGGACATCGATCTGGTCATCGAGCCCGGAGATTCCGTCGGCTTCGTCGGCAGCAATGGCGCCGGCAAAAGCACTCTGCTGAAGCTGATTTCAGGAATCTCGAGACCATCGGAAGGATCCCTGTCAGTCCGGGGCCGGATCTCCGCGTTGATGGAACTGGGAGCCGGATTCCACCATGAATTCACCGGTCGCGAGAACATCTATATGAACTGCTCGATCCTGGGCATGACTCGGCACGAGATCGACGCACGCATCCAGTCCATCATCGAGTTTTCCGAGCTGGGCGAATTCATCGACCGACCCATCAAAATCTATTCCACGGGAATGTTCATGCGGCTGGGTTTCTCCGTGGCCATCAACACCGATCCGGACATTCTGCTGGTGGACGAGATCCTGGCCGTAGGCGACGAGTATTTCCAGAGCCGGTGCTACCGGAAGATCAACGAATTCCGCGAGCGCGGCAAGACAGTGATCTTCGTCTCGCATGCGATCAACACCTTGCGTGGACTCTGCCGGCGAACCGTCTGGCTGGACGGCGGACGGATCATGGCCCAGGGAAGCAGCATCGAGGTGACCAACGCCTATCTCGATTTCCAGCGGGAACGGATCGGCCGGCAACTCCGCAAGGAACAGTCCGGGGGCCCTGCAGCGGTCACCGCAGCAACGGCCACAGATGATGCGCCGACTTCTCCGGACGGCCCCGTGCCGACCGACGAGACTCCGGGCGGATTGCCCAGCCGGATGGGCACCCGCGAAGCCGAGATCTACCGGGTGGAAATTCTGGATGAACACGAGCAGCCCCGAACGGTGTTTGACCACGGTGAAACGCTCTTGGTCCGCCTGTTCTTTCGGAGCCATACACGTGTGGCCAACCCGAACATCGGCGTGTCGATCTGGCGCAACGATAACGTGCTCTGCTACGGTTCCTCATCTGCCAAGGACGGCACCAGCCTGCCGGAAATGCCCGCCGACGGACGGTTGGATTTTGTCATTCCGCAGTGCCCGCTGATGAACGGCGATTACCAGGTCTCGGTGGCGATTTTCTGTCCCGATGACATTCATCCATATGATTTTCATAACCGACTCTATCCCTTCCAGGTCCGGTGCACGCGCCGGGATGAAGGCGTCGCGTATCTGCCCCATGTTTATCGCTACGTATTGGATGGCGGCGGCAAAGTCCTGGAGCGGCCGGCCGATCCCGCCTCGCCATCACGATGA